In the genome of Campylobacter avium LMG 24591, the window GGTTAATTATCTTACTTATAATAGTTTTACTTTTTGGTGCTAAGAAAATACCTGAGCTGGCAAAGGGTTTGGGCAGAGGAATTAAAACCTTTAAAGATGAGATGAGCTCTGATGATAAAAAAGATATACAAAAAATAGAAGAAAAGCAAGAAACCGCCGCTTTTAAAGCTGATGAACAAAGTGCAAAAAGCGAAGAAAAGAAAGCGTAGTTTTCTTGAGAAATATAGTATATCAACACATTAAAAGTATTTTAAAAAGAGACTTTGTTTTAGAATCTCCAAGAGATAGAAATTTAGCGCATTTTGCTACACCTTTAGCCTTTACCTTGGCTAAAGAGCTTAAACAATCACCGCA includes:
- a CDS encoding Sec-independent protein translocase subunit TatA/TatB, giving the protein MGLSSIGPGQWLIILLIIVLLFGAKKIPELAKGLGRGIKTFKDEMSSDDKKDIQKIEEKQETAAFKADEQSAKSEEKKA